Part of the Nicotiana tabacum cultivar K326 chromosome 20, ASM71507v2, whole genome shotgun sequence genome, TtaaaggatttttggaaagtgAAGAAACTCTAATGGATGACCTAACAATCAACTATGCCTTTatcctatttttttttattggtaGCATTTTATCGGCTAATGTTTATTGACACTTGTTTCTACTAAGATCACAGAGGCTATTTGAGTCTCCACTAAcattaaaaaaatctttttcgCTTGATTAAGTAACAATGTACAAGCGGTGCTCCTTATATACGAGTCTTAGGCTACGGACAATATGGTTGGTAATCATTCTCTAGGCTAATGGAAGTATATAATTAAAAGCAAATGCACAATATCATACGATCTCTTATACAACACTCTATAAGATTTTCGTTATTCAAGTGTAATGAATCTAGACACATATTCTCTAGAAATTTAAAGAACATTCCTGGTTCAGTAATCCGCATACTCTTGGCCCAACAAATGTGATGAGGAGGTTGATATAGCTGGTTTAACTTCTTGGCTGGGCAGGTCAGCTAGTAAAATGAGAAACTTGGAAGTTTGGAACTATTGAGGTCATGTTGGAGCATTGACCAGACACTTGAGCCCTTGTGATTTTGCATTCAAACGTACAACAACCACCCAGTAGAATCTcactagtgaggtctggggagggtagagtgtatgcagaccttacccataCCCGGGGGTAAGGAAGGTATTTCCGGAAAACCCTTGGCTCAATAGACGAGATGATAATatcagaaaagaacaaaagaataaACCGGTAACAACAAAAAAACCCAGAAAAATAATACTCAGCAATCGAACAAGACAGTAAATATGTGGAAGGGTAATAACCCAATACTatgcaaaaagagaaaaatagtgtACACACAACATAACCCGCTAGCAGTCCTAAACAAAACTCTATTAGACTAACCGGTACAAAGAGAAAAAATGTTCGACTACCCCCTAACCTAGAACCCTAATGCTCGAACTCCAAaccttcctatcaagagccatgtcctcggaaatctgaagccgcGCCATGTCATGCCTGATTACCTcgtcccaatacttcttaggctgcCCTTTACGTCTTCTGTACCTGCCAAAACCAACCACTCATACTTCCTAACCGGGGCATCTGAGCGCCTCCTCctcacgtgcccgaaccatctatgcctcgcttcccgcatcttgtcatggAAGCAACACCCACCTTCTCCCAAATattttcattcctaatcttatccagcctcgtgtgcccgcacatccaccttaacatcctcatctcgactactttcatcttctggatatgtgcattcttgactggccaacactcagccccatacaacatagccagtctaaccaccgctctatagaacttacctttaagtttcattggcacattcttgtcacacGGAACTctagatgctaacctccatttcatccaccccaccccaataCTGTGTGTggcatcctcgtcgatctccccattTCTCTGGATCATCCCCATGTTTGCATTCAAACATGGGGATGATATTTTATCGATTCTCATTTGAATTTCACGAAATTCACAATGCAATGTTTTCTACAAGCTATTCTTATTTTTGTGGCATATACCTGAAGTGTTAGGTTTCAAAACCTAGTGTTAGTTCTCCTCTTTTACTGATGGGGTGTGGCCGACTGGCAGCAGGAGAAATAGGTGAATCATGTCAAATGCATATATACTGTTTAtattgaaatttaagaaaagtgTGTGAATAATGAAGAAAATATTTGTAGCTTGTCAggatgttgattatagtaaaatGGATAAAAGTAGGCATATGCATGAAccagtgttgtgaagagcgtgaagcgagAAAAAGCGACAACCCCCAtttcgcttaaagcgagaagcgaagcgctcgCTTTTTTGAAGTAAAGcggaagttaaaaaaaaaaattaaaaaaatactgcATAAGTTCTGTTAAAAACTGGGCAGcataaaaacaattaaaaaaaaattgggcaGCATTTCAACGAAGAGGAGAAGAATGAGAAAGAAGAAccgaaggaaaaaaaaaaattcgctAGCATTTCGCTGCTATTTGGACGTtgaaacagtgaaagaaaaagaaaaagaaaaacaaaaacaaaaacaaaaacaaaaaagaaaaagaaaaagaagaaaaagaagaaggaggaggaggaggaggaaaatCATCACATACCTGTGAAGACTTGAAGTTGAAGAACCCTAGTCGCCTCTTTAGTTGAATATCTGCTGGTCGTATTTAATAAAAAAACACTGAAACCcttcttttttaattaaaaagccTGGCAGCTGTCGCGTTGAAGAAGAAGCGCTCCCTTGCATCGTGTCGCTTCGATTGGTCGCTTCTCGCTTTTTAGTGGGAAGCGGTCGCTTTTTTCTACCTAAGTCGCTTCACATGGCAGAAGCGGTTAAAGAGCCGCttcgcttcgcttctcgctttaagcaAGGAAGCGACCGCTTTTTATAACACTGGCATGAACAATAGATAGTTAGGTGAGCACCATAACTACTGCTGAACCACAGACACAGATTTTTAGTTTGAAAATATGACATGTGAATGCCTACATATTAAGCTTATCAATCCAATAGTTTCCTTCTTACAGTTTTTGTTATTGTGGCCAAAGCTCAATGTTTTTGACTTTCCTGACAGAAATGTCTGCATATGATAATGTGGTTGGCGGGAAGTTGAAACTAAAGGGAAAGGCATTGGATGTAAAAGCCGCtggaataaagaaaaagaaaaagaaagaaaagaaggatTATGATCAAATCTCCCAGGTTACAGGAAAGGAGCTTTTAACAGGTGAGTGGTGATATCTCCAAGTGCATAAAGTCTTGTGCTTTTGGTATTACTGTTCCTGTTTACTGGTTCCTCCCACCCTCCCTCTACATTCAACTTGGTTGGAGTACAGTGAAACTGATAGATGATAGCTAGTCCATAATGGTTGAACAGTTTATTGTTGTGATTCAAACTGATGGTCCTAAAATCCCAATTTTCTCTCATCTAATGGAAATATGTTTTTTGCATGGTAGAGTTTAGTGATACGACAGGTAGGGCTAGAAGTAGTAATTTAACAACTGTTGACCACATTAAGCCTTCTTAGGACATTGAGGAACTACAATTTTTGACACATTCCAGCAATTTGAAATTCAATTAATGCCTTAATGGCTAAATGCTGTTTTCATTGTTTCCAAACAATATTGGATGAGTAACTGAGGCATATTCCACTTTCCAGCCTAGATACATTTCATCTTGTATGTTCTGAGAGATGATATATGGTTTCTCTTGTCTACCCACTTCACTGAATGTTTCTGACTGGATGTAGATGGTGGTAGTGGATCTTTAGATGATCCCACCAAGGAAGAGAGTACAGATGCCACTAAATCTGTTGGTGAAGAAAATGCTGGTCGCTGGGATGATAATCTAACCCCTGCAGAGAGGCGCTACATAGAACAAAGGGAGAGGATTGACATGCATAAGATGGCCAAGACTGCTAATAAATCACATCGTGACCGAATCGAAGATTTCAATCAGTACTTGGCAAACATGAGCGAGCACTATGACATTCCCAAAGTTGGTCCTGGTTAACTAAGAACAAATCAGAAATTTGCTCCATCTCTATATCTTGTTTATGGTTGTTTTGTTTTAGCATCTTCAATAGCTACTTTTTCGCAATTTGTATTATGTAATTTAGCAGTTTCCTTTGCTAGATggtgaaggggagccttggagtaATGGTAAAGTtttctccgtgtgacctataggttacgggtttgagccgtggaagcagccactaatgcttgcattagggtatgCTGTTTAAATCACATCCCTTGGGGTGTGACCTTTCCCCGGACCCTACGTAGCTGCCCTATCCTTTGCTAGATGGTCGCTGCATGGCATGTTAGACTTTTGAGGTTGAGCCTAGCAATAGTGTTGCTCAAAAGTTCACAGATTGTATGTACTTAAAATGAAATGCCTGAACCAGTTTCAATTTAGTAAAACATTTCAGAAGGTGGAGAATTCTCCTCTAATGCCTGTCTTTGTTTCTCCTGTACCTTCTGAAGACTGGCATGTGGTAATTATGTGTGTGATTTTGTGGTTGAAATGGCTATTTTTTGAATGTTTCTATTCTATTATGAAGATTGTGAAAAAGTATTCATGAATTGTGccagatttctatttttcttgagTGTTATATTGTGTTGAAGTTAAGGTTGACCTGCAACAATAAGATAACTCTGCAATATCAAGTGTAACTTGAAAAATAGAGCAATAAGCTGCTATAATTACTTATTGAATTAATAGATCTAATCATGTAATAATCCAAGGAGATCAGATGTGTTGATTACTGAATATTAATCaatgcacatatatttatatacgAACTACTTAGCAATTAACAATTCCCTTACATGGCTGATGGGATCAGACGGTCCCACATTCATTAGAGCAGAaaaattttaattgaaaaattaaCCCGAATAGCCGCCTATTCAAcccttaaactaaaaatagcagacacatatataatatttatatagttCATGTATAATATGTGTCCCTGTATAATCAATTATGTATATCGGCTaagaaaagtaaacaataaatacgATTGGCTATTTGTCTCATGATCCCTTAATCTCCCCTCCCCATTCTCACACTCTCACACAcaccaaaaaaaatttaaaaaaataaacgaAGACTGTGATTATCCCATATTTGTAATTTGTTTAAGTTTACACCATCCGATTTCTTATAaggtaataataaataaatttaatttgataaaaatggtaATTAACATGTTATATAATAAATTGACAAGTGCTAATAGTGTAAAAATATAATTAACCTACTATGTAACTGAATAAAACATATTGATGAGTCATTCTTGAATGTGAACATGTCCTCTCTAAGAAAGAAAATAGAgctttttttaggaaaataaaaggaGTTGTTAAGGCAAAAATTTCTATATATAGTCCAAAGGCTGAAAGGTCTAACTCATGCATATTGACGTGAAGATTCTTTTATACGTATGAATATTATACTCAAACAAACGCGTTAAAAAGTGATTCATCTTTTTAATGCCTCAAAAGTAAATACCATAATCTATAATCTTTAACATTATATATTATGCACTACGCATGCCGGCATGCGTATGTATAATTTCATAATCTTATGTTTTTATATATAGTGCGTGACATATTTTAAAgctaatataattttaatatttgaGACGTATGAGACGAAACAACGGTGCAACGACGTATGAGACGAAAAATATTGTCTAGCTATATAGAGGCTTGGAGTAACAGTAAAATTATCTTATAGGTCACAAGTTCAGGTCGCGAAATCAGCCACTAATACTTGCATCAGGGTACGGCTCTTCCCCAAACTCTATGTAATCACGGGATACTTTATGTACCGAACGGCCCTGTCTAGTTGTATAATTTGAGAAAAAATTGTACTATACTAGATTTGTGTGTATATACATAGTGAGATGTCAAAACATATCATATTTGTGTATATGCACAGACACATCTTTGTATGTCTCTCTCACACACAGCCGTATAACTTGATATTATAAGACCAAATTAAAGGTCCCCCCCTACTTATATCCCTCCTACCAAAAGCAAATAGAAGGACAATCACAAAAGTCAAGAAATCTCATCTCCAACTTCATAGAAATCTCAAGATgtgaaacgaaaaaaaaaaaaacttctacAATATTATCATGTCACGTAaaaagaatactacaaataacgTCCATAAAAGATAGGATCAGCAACATGGAAAATTAAGCAAGTTACATTTGTTACAAACTTACAATAGGTTATTGTTATCAACACCAATTATAGTGGCAAATTTATAATTTAAACTTTATTGGTTTG contains:
- the LOC107825775 gene encoding uncharacterized protein LOC107825775; translated protein: MSAYDNVVGGKLKLKGKALDVKAAGIKKKKKKEKKDYDQISQVTGKELLTDGGSGSLDDPTKEESTDATKSVGEENAGRWDDNLTPAERRYIEQRERIDMHKMAKTANKSHRDRIEDFNQYLANMSEHYDIPKVGPG